A portion of the Archocentrus centrarchus isolate MPI-CPG fArcCen1 chromosome 19, fArcCen1, whole genome shotgun sequence genome contains these proteins:
- the LOC115798877 gene encoding stonustoxin subunit beta-like, producing MASDQLMVAALNHPFALGMLYDARRHKLNTDFTLWDRETIEKNSTRQPQTGSTYEISASDSIESKSSLLKIDNHSKTSWLCGLIESSGSSIFLNDNKQFKNQSRVTLQFTATTAYERLTMTHLEAKNTQIQDVIKKCRATHVVTGILYGANAIFVFDSERLGTNVQKMEESMKAAVKRIMIYCSKTTEHEPLPRSDEEKDVTDKFSCTFYGDFILDSNPTTFEDAVKTCSQLPKLIRENGENSIPVKVWLTPLKNLDPTAEELKGEICVGLLRKAENALQNLKEMEMRCNDSLDEELVQSFPQIHKELSHFQHLCEDNAKKLRQTMKDTFPSILEGKKDDNSLEQLLDDQKTSPFSMENLDKWLDNTEREINVIRSCVEKMEGIKIAKDEAEWDRGVLIPGVEDALCFVFTSLETDDPYLDQMYNYLRCHDSHYSFSPPTKEKWFFSEKVLANMRQKAGDFCSIAKGLKSSSKFSFIVASERNKKYQGATIYHYRNGSLMTQDFSKPAVPSVASVKDRRDLFWYTCDLTLDPNTASSYLILSEENKKAACGAWQNYPDLPERFDTMPQVLCMEELTGRHYWEVEWSNGYNNNVGVAVTYRSIGRKGKSDETQLGNNHKSWYFSLYEKNLSAWNNGKVWSGTLPSAGCSRVGVFLDWPAGTLSFYQVSHNALTHFYTFHTTFTEPVHPVLHAYYTSNYVALCPV from the exons ATGGCCTCAGATCAGTTGATGGTTGCCGCTCTGAATCACCCTTTCGCTTTGGGGATGCTTTACGATGCAAGAAGACATAAACTGAACACAG ATTTCACGCTGTGGGACAGGGAAACTATTGAAAAAAACAGCACTAGGCAGCCTCAGACTGGCAGCACCTATGAAATTTCTGCATCAGACTCCATCGAATCCAAGTCTTCCCTCCTGAAAATAGATAatcattccaaaaccagttggTTGTGTGGACTGATTGAAAGTAGCGGGTCTTCCATTTTTCTGAATGACAACAAGCAATTCAAGAACCAGAGCAGAGTGACGCTTCAGTTCACAGCTACAACTGCATATGAACGTCTGACAATGACTCACCTCGAAGCAaagaacacacaaatacaagacGTCATTAAGAAATGCCGCGCAACTCATGTAGTCACAGGCATCCTGTATGGGGCGAATGCTATATTTGTGTTTGACAGTGAAAGGTTAGGAACCAATGTTCAGAAAATGGAAGAGAGCATGAAGGCTGCAGTAAAGAGGATTATGATCTATTGTTCTAAGACAACAGAACATGAACCCTTGCCAAGAAGTGATGAAGAAAAAGATGTGACTGATAAATTCTCCTGCACATTCTACGGAGACTTCATTCTTGACAGCAACCCTACAACATTTGAAGATGCAGTGAAGACTTGCTCACAGCTTCCAAAGCTCATTAGAGAAAATGGAGAGAACTCAATTCCTGTCAAAGTGTGGTTGACACCGCTGAAGAATCTGGATCCAACTGCTGAAGAGCTGAAGGGAGAGATTTGTGTTGGGTTACTGAGGAAAGCTGAGAACGCCCTACAAAACCtaaaagaaatggaaatgagATGCAATGATTCTCTGGATGAAGAACTGGTTCAAAGTTTTCCGCAGATTCACAAAGAGTTGAGCCACTTCCAACACCTCTGTGAAGATAATGCAAAAAAACTCCGACAGACCATGAAGGACACATTCCCTTCTATTCTTGAAGGTAAAAAAGATGACAATTCACTGGAACAACTCTTAGACGACCAGAAGACGTCACCATTCAGTATGGAGAACTTAGACAAGTGGTTAGATAATACAGAGAGAGAAATCAACGTCATCAGGTCCTGTGTGGAAAAGATGGAGGGAATAAAGATCGCCAAAGATGAGGCAGAGTGGGACAGAGGGGTTCTCATTCCAGGTGTCGAGGATGCTCTGTGCTTTGTTTTCACCTCCCTGGAAACTGACGACCCCTACCTGGACCAGATGTACAACTACCTACGTTGTCATGACAGTCACTACAGTTTCAGTCcaccaacaaaagaaaaatggttcTTCTCAGAAAAAGTATTAGCGAACATGAGACAGAAAGCTGGAGATTTCTGCAGCATTGCCAAAGGCctgaagagcagcagcaaaTTTAGTTTCATTGTGGCAtcagaaagaaataagaaataccAAGGAGCAACCATCTACCATTACAGGAACGGCAGTTTGATGACTCAAGATTTTTCAAAGCCTGCTGTTCCTAGTGTGGCTTCTGTGAAAGACCGACGAGATCTATTCTGGT ACACCTGTGATCTCACCctggacccaaacacagcaaGCAGCTACCTGATTCTGTCTGAGGAGAACAAGAAGGCGGCATGTGGAGCATGGCAGAATTATCCTGACCTCCCTGAGAGGTTTGACACGATGCCACAGGTTCTCTGCATGGAGGAGCTGACTGGGCGCCATTACTGGGAAGTGGAGTGGAGCAATGGTTACAACAATAATGTTGGTGTAGCTGTTACATACCGAAGCATTGGAAGGAAGGGAAAAAGTGATGAGACACAGCTCGGTAATAATCACAAATCCTGGTATTTTAGTTTGTATGAGAAAAACCTCAGTGCATGGAATAATGGTAAAGTGTGGAGCGGCACTCTTCCCAGTGCCGGCTGCAGCAGAGTTGGAGTGTTTCTTGATTGGCCTGCTGGCACTTTGTCTTTCTACCAGGTCTCACATAATGCACTGACTCACTTCTACACCTTCCACACCACATTCACAGAGCCTGTGCACCCAGTGTTGCACGCCTATTACACATCCAACTATGTTGCCCTGTGTCCAGTTTAA